Proteins encoded together in one Gordonia westfalica window:
- a CDS encoding phage portal protein: MIPVTPAEWLPVLTARLDAAQPRISLLRRYVDGDAPLPEMGKNVRASWQRFQRQSRVNLATKISSSLAERLIPNGIDVGSNTDSDVVAAAQRIWRDNRIKGVVAKEATHHMLNYATSYMTAWVGDNGHAVITADSPEMMYAATDPLQPWKARAAIRWWRDSDAETDFAIVWCQIGWQLFSRSVWVNPAEVVERRIRNNRASSDQWDAATEFVITGEGPPVVVLNNPLGMGEFEPHLDTITRINAGILERRVTSAMQAWRQRALTGGLPQKDAEGNDIDWASVFEPAPGALWDIPAGIELWESDATDIRPLLEGVKDDLRELSEMSATPFPALLPGSQNQSATGSAAMKEALILKARDRLDVVDTGLSAIISKALRIEGFETEETISLSWEPPDHVSLSEKYDAAVKAKGAGESWKSIARNILGYSPEQIEQDALDLADEQLMSFVDNANARV; this comes from the coding sequence ATGATTCCGGTGACGCCGGCCGAATGGCTCCCCGTCCTCACAGCCCGTTTGGATGCTGCGCAGCCGCGAATCAGTCTGCTGCGTCGCTACGTTGACGGCGACGCCCCGCTCCCTGAGATGGGTAAGAATGTGCGGGCGTCGTGGCAGCGTTTTCAGCGGCAGTCGCGCGTCAACCTGGCGACGAAGATCTCGTCATCCTTGGCGGAGCGGCTGATCCCCAACGGTATTGATGTTGGCTCCAACACCGACAGTGATGTGGTGGCTGCGGCGCAAAGGATCTGGCGCGATAACCGCATCAAAGGTGTGGTCGCTAAGGAAGCCACCCATCACATGCTGAATTACGCCACCAGCTACATGACTGCATGGGTCGGGGACAATGGGCACGCCGTCATCACGGCGGACTCACCGGAAATGATGTACGCGGCGACTGACCCGTTGCAGCCGTGGAAGGCGCGCGCCGCGATCCGTTGGTGGCGTGACTCGGATGCGGAAACAGACTTTGCGATCGTGTGGTGTCAGATCGGCTGGCAGCTGTTCAGCCGTTCGGTGTGGGTAAACCCTGCCGAGGTGGTGGAGCGGCGCATCCGCAACAACCGTGCCAGTTCGGATCAGTGGGATGCGGCGACAGAGTTCGTCATCACCGGCGAGGGGCCGCCGGTGGTGGTGTTGAACAACCCGCTCGGAATGGGTGAGTTCGAACCCCATCTCGACACCATCACCCGCATCAACGCGGGAATCCTCGAGCGTCGTGTGACATCAGCGATGCAGGCGTGGCGTCAGCGCGCCCTCACGGGAGGTCTGCCACAGAAGGACGCCGAAGGCAACGACATCGATTGGGCGTCGGTGTTCGAGCCGGCGCCTGGTGCGTTGTGGGACATCCCTGCTGGTATCGAGTTGTGGGAGTCCGATGCCACCGATATTAGGCCTCTTCTGGAGGGTGTGAAGGATGACTTGCGGGAGCTGTCGGAGATGTCGGCCACCCCGTTCCCCGCGCTGCTTCCGGGTTCTCAGAATCAGTCGGCTACCGGCTCTGCTGCGATGAAGGAAGCGTTGATCCTGAAGGCGCGTGACCGACTTGACGTGGTTGATACGGGCTTGTCGGCGATCATCTCGAAAGCTTTGCGTATCGAGGGGTTTGAGACCGAGGAGACGATCTCCTTGTCGTGGGAACCGCCGGATCACGTGTCGCTGTCGGAGAAGTATGACGCCGCGGTGAAGGCGAAGGGTGCGGGGGAGTCATGGAAGTCGATTGCCCGCAACATTCTTGGCTACTCGCCGGAGCAGATCGAGCAGGATGCCTTAGATCTGGCTGACGAGCAGCTGATGAGTTTCGTGGACAACGCGAATGCCCGAGTCTGA
- a CDS encoding phage capsid protein, translating into MAITHFIPELWAANITQAWDAEKVFAALLDRQYEGVATKGNTVHIPGVVAPAIKDYKANNRTTSADAITDTGVDLLIDQEKNFDFKVDDIDAAQSAGSLAPYTDAAGKALVDDADKFIATMLAAGATNLSGSAPDTGNKAFDLVKAARVALNKKNAPASGRVLVCNADFEGLLLGADSKLTSFDVSGDNNGLRNGTIGSLLGFRVLSSNNLPNNSTPGFVAFHPEAAAYVSQLDKVEALRADNSFADRLRGLHVYGGKVVRPDGVVKFGMTSGS; encoded by the coding sequence ATGGCCATCACCCATTTCATTCCCGAACTGTGGGCGGCGAACATCACCCAGGCGTGGGACGCCGAGAAGGTGTTCGCCGCTCTGCTCGACCGCCAGTACGAAGGCGTCGCGACAAAGGGCAACACCGTCCACATCCCCGGTGTCGTCGCACCCGCGATCAAGGACTACAAGGCCAACAACCGCACCACGTCGGCTGACGCCATCACCGACACCGGCGTCGACCTCCTGATCGACCAGGAGAAGAACTTCGACTTCAAGGTCGACGACATCGACGCCGCCCAGTCTGCGGGCAGCCTGGCCCCGTACACCGACGCCGCCGGAAAGGCGCTCGTCGATGACGCGGACAAGTTCATCGCCACCATGCTCGCCGCCGGAGCCACCAACCTGTCGGGCTCCGCTCCGGACACCGGGAACAAGGCATTCGACCTCGTCAAGGCTGCTCGTGTGGCCCTGAACAAGAAGAACGCCCCCGCCTCCGGCCGAGTTCTCGTGTGCAACGCCGACTTCGAAGGTCTGCTCCTCGGCGCGGATTCGAAGCTCACCAGCTTCGATGTGTCCGGCGACAACAACGGCCTCCGCAACGGCACCATCGGCTCCCTCCTCGGGTTCCGTGTGCTGTCGTCGAACAACCTGCCCAACAACTCCACCCCCGGCTTCGTGGCGTTCCACCCGGAGGCCGCGGCCTACGTGTCGCAGCTCGATAAGGTGGAGGCCCTGCGCGCCGACAACAGCTTCGCCGACCGGCTGCGCGGCCTGCACGTGTACGGCGGCAAGGTTGTCCGTCCGGACGGCGTCGTCAAGTTCGGAATGACTTCGGGTAGCTGA